The Metabacillus sediminilitoris genome window below encodes:
- a CDS encoding LysR family transcriptional regulator: MDLHTLKIFQTVAKMGSISQAARELQYAQSNITMKIQQLESDLQTTLFYRHNRGTALTAKGSLLLTYAEKIFDLIEETQNMMTDDQTPRGPLIIGSMETTAAVRLPSVLSKYHKDFPEVDLTLKTGSTEENIQGVLQYDLDGAFVAGPIKHPELIQKEVFEEELVLITDTKHPPISSIKDIQTRTMLVFRTGCSYREKLEQWLHQERVIPNKIMEFGTLDAIVGCVFAGLGLSMLPLSVVAKHIQEGTLRQHSIPNQYGKVKTIFIYRKERYVPSSLIKFINTLGN, translated from the coding sequence ATGGATTTGCATACATTAAAAATTTTTCAGACTGTTGCTAAGATGGGAAGTATTTCTCAAGCAGCAAGAGAACTTCAATATGCACAGTCAAATATCACAATGAAAATACAGCAGTTGGAATCAGATCTTCAAACAACTCTTTTCTATAGACATAACCGCGGGACTGCATTAACAGCCAAAGGAAGCTTGTTGTTAACATATGCAGAAAAAATTTTCGATCTTATCGAAGAAACTCAAAATATGATGACTGATGATCAAACACCTAGAGGTCCGTTAATTATTGGTTCAATGGAAACAACCGCAGCAGTTCGATTACCAAGCGTACTATCAAAGTATCATAAAGACTTTCCCGAAGTTGATCTAACCTTAAAAACAGGTTCTACGGAAGAAAATATTCAAGGGGTTCTTCAATATGATCTTGATGGAGCATTTGTAGCCGGACCTATTAAGCACCCTGAATTGATTCAAAAGGAAGTATTTGAAGAGGAATTGGTACTAATAACTGATACAAAACATCCACCTATATCTTCTATTAAAGATATTCAAACAAGGACAATGCTTGTATTTCGGACTGGATGTTCTTATCGGGAAAAGCTTGAACAATGGTTACACCAAGAGAGGGTAATTCCAAATAAAATAATGGAATTTGGTACCTTGGATGCAATCGTTGGCTGTGTATTTGCTGGACTTGGACTAAGTATGCTACCACTGAGTGTTGTTGCAAAGCATATACAAGAAGGAACCCTTAGACAGCATTCAATTCCGAATCAATACGGAAAAGTTAAAACAATATTCATTTATAGAAAAGAAAGATATGTACCCTCGTCTTTAATTAAATTTATAAATACGTTAGGTAATTAA
- a CDS encoding YpiB family protein gives MSWVSTTKKSEFLKWFLNHHQLKNKEARRIIDYIQKNHHILRSLSFTETIQLKERTIIISSINSDKTGFLFYDNNNQTEEVSEAFWSLMDNPAKKTYIILHFFGKQSNFLYTELIEPSRLQSIRRYEQSEKDAKATNLVVEIALLKSQINKALDDRNEEVFKSLTEKLKELQKL, from the coding sequence ATGAGTTGGGTATCAACAACTAAAAAAAGCGAATTTCTCAAATGGTTTTTAAATCATCATCAACTAAAAAATAAAGAGGCAAGAAGAATAATTGACTATATTCAGAAAAATCACCATATCCTCAGAAGCCTTTCCTTTACTGAGACAATCCAGCTAAAAGAACGAACCATTATCATATCAAGTATTAACTCTGATAAAACCGGCTTTCTGTTTTACGATAACAACAATCAGACAGAAGAAGTTTCAGAAGCTTTCTGGTCCTTAATGGATAATCCTGCAAAAAAGACATACATAATCCTTCATTTCTTTGGAAAACAATCCAATTTCCTCTACACAGAGCTAATCGAACCATCAAGATTGCAATCAATCAGACGATATGAACAATCTGAAAAGGATGCGAAGGCGACTAATTTAGTTGTTGAAATTGCATTGCTCAAAAGTCAAATTAATAAGGCATTAGATGATAGAAATGAAGAAGTGTTTAAATCACTTACAGAGAAGTTAAAAGAACTTCAAAAATTATGA
- a CDS encoding HAD family hydrolase, translating into MIKLVLTDMDGTFLNNSGDFNRELYKEVKKLMKEKGVFFAPVTGKQCERVEELFGGDSEDLWILGDSATRIKHNGEFVYESLLSNKLGLEIIRSLEEINLEHTIIACTRNGAVIKENIPQEEVAIVRRSYAQVRQVSNFNEITEDFVKITIHDPLFRCMEIREKLSQFFESAYIVASEAAWIDIANANVHKGTTVEHLQRLLNVTPEETMAFGDGYNDLELMTRAKYSFAVRNAVQELKDAANFITRSNEEDAVMMTIIDILSLL; encoded by the coding sequence ATGATTAAATTAGTGCTAACTGATATGGATGGTACGTTCTTGAATAATAGTGGTGATTTTAACAGGGAACTATACAAGGAAGTTAAAAAGTTAATGAAAGAAAAAGGAGTGTTTTTTGCTCCTGTTACTGGGAAACAATGTGAACGTGTAGAAGAGCTATTTGGTGGTGATTCAGAAGATCTATGGATTCTAGGTGATAGTGCAACTCGAATTAAGCATAACGGAGAATTTGTTTATGAATCTCTACTTAGTAACAAATTAGGATTAGAAATTATCCGATCACTAGAAGAAATAAACTTGGAACATACAATTATTGCTTGTACAAGAAACGGTGCGGTAATAAAAGAAAATATCCCTCAAGAAGAAGTAGCTATTGTCAGAAGGTCCTATGCTCAAGTAAGACAAGTTTCTAATTTTAATGAAATTACAGAGGATTTTGTTAAGATTACCATTCACGACCCATTATTTAGATGTATGGAAATCAGAGAAAAACTATCTCAATTTTTTGAGTCTGCTTATATTGTAGCTTCCGAAGCAGCTTGGATTGACATTGCAAATGCTAATGTTCATAAAGGTACTACCGTTGAACATTTACAGCGTTTGTTGAATGTTACACCTGAAGAAACGATGGCATTCGGTGACGGCTACAATGATTTGGAACTCATGACTCGTGCAAAATATAGCTTCGCTGTGCGAAATGCCGTTCAAGAATTAAAGGATGCTGCCAATTTTATTACTCGCTCAAATGAAGAAGATGCTGTTATGATGACAATCATTGATATATTATCTTTACTGTAA
- a CDS encoding ROK family transcriptional regulator, which produces MSELISNPKNIKKVILRGIRTTLLERKSATKVELSEQLGISFPTISKFLSQMEKDGEIISVGLDDSSGGRRAKRYTYNSEYMLGLAIFLEGTGTNYTIFNCLGEVKVEGEAPSVLKEGGLDSLTKCIENLMMNYPKISSLAIGVPGAVDGGRIFYIPGYAQFQNFDLKGYYEDYFSIPVVVENDMNAAVLGYSNNRAIDKESLIYLYTGQNGPGAGIMINGDVVRGSTFFSGEVSFVPQYDNRNFGQALVNGSGHIKEDNEIDAISRLIASFVAIINPHTFIFSNDDIEKEVLNKITNGSAKYIPSEHLPELTMSDWKQDYLYGLQSLGLDLMMNKTK; this is translated from the coding sequence ATGAGTGAATTAATATCTAATCCAAAAAATATAAAGAAGGTGATACTTCGGGGTATTCGTACAACCCTTTTAGAGCGGAAAAGTGCAACAAAGGTTGAACTCAGCGAACAATTAGGAATTAGTTTCCCCACAATAAGTAAGTTCCTTTCTCAGATGGAGAAGGATGGAGAAATTATTTCAGTTGGGTTAGATGATTCAAGTGGTGGTAGAAGAGCAAAAAGGTATACTTACAATTCCGAGTATATGTTAGGTCTAGCCATTTTTTTAGAGGGAACAGGAACTAATTATACGATTTTTAATTGCTTGGGGGAAGTAAAGGTAGAAGGAGAAGCACCGAGTGTATTAAAAGAGGGTGGCTTAGACTCATTAACAAAGTGTATTGAAAACCTAATGATGAATTATCCAAAAATCAGTTCTTTAGCAATTGGTGTTCCTGGAGCTGTTGATGGTGGCCGGATTTTTTATATACCAGGGTACGCGCAGTTTCAAAATTTTGATTTAAAAGGATATTATGAGGATTATTTTTCTATACCTGTAGTCGTTGAGAACGATATGAATGCTGCTGTTCTAGGGTACAGCAATAATAGGGCAATAGACAAGGAATCCCTTATCTATTTGTATACTGGTCAAAATGGCCCTGGGGCAGGAATTATGATAAATGGAGATGTGGTTCGAGGAAGTACTTTCTTCTCAGGTGAGGTTTCATTCGTTCCTCAATATGATAATCGAAATTTCGGTCAAGCTTTGGTAAACGGGAGTGGACATATCAAAGAGGATAATGAGATTGATGCAATAAGCAGATTAATAGCTTCTTTTGTAGCTATTATTAACCCTCATACATTTATATTTAGTAATGATGATATTGAAAAAGAGGTATTAAACAAAATTACCAATGGCAGCGCAAAGTATATCCCGTCAGAACATCTTCCAGAGCTTACGATGAGTGATTGGAAACAAGATTATTTATACGGATTACAAAGTCTTGGGCTTGATCTCATGATGAATAAAACTAAGTAA
- a CDS encoding IS110 family RNA-guided transposase — translation MNPVIGLDVAKGESQIQAYLDKKKPYKKSFKVQHNLEGLASLLDFIKELEDVTGERPPIILESTGHYHKPVVQYFEDRGYLIIIVNPLVSYKAKNSTLRKVKTDIIDANHLCELYYKEDLEPYKKRGIQLLNLRNLTRQHDNITGIVVQTKLQFQAVLDQVFPEYSKVFGNLYSDVSLLTLQAFPTSEEVLKADCETLAIKIKEFCNTRSLQWANKQAEKLIAAAAQNPFQKTLYSSLILSLDMYIKMLLEYKKHLSMLEDEIDALAKSIEEYEIIRSIPGIGEKIAATIISEIGEIQRYNHPKKLVAFAGIDPTVFESGTFKGTQNRITKRGSSRLRQTLYMAVKCAIRDCRKQKTTDEIIPRNKRLRAFYDRKREEGKPYKVALIACANKLLHWIYALLKNKTTFQDLA, via the coding sequence ATGAATCCAGTCATTGGTCTGGATGTAGCAAAAGGTGAAAGTCAGATTCAAGCATACTTGGATAAAAAGAAACCATATAAAAAGAGTTTTAAAGTACAACATAATCTTGAAGGGTTAGCTAGTTTATTAGATTTTATTAAAGAGTTAGAGGATGTAACAGGAGAACGGCCTCCGATTATACTAGAATCAACTGGACACTATCACAAACCCGTTGTTCAATATTTCGAGGATAGAGGATATTTAATTATTATCGTAAATCCACTCGTATCTTATAAAGCAAAGAATTCTACTTTACGTAAAGTAAAGACAGATATCATAGACGCCAATCACCTCTGCGAGCTGTACTATAAAGAGGATTTAGAACCTTATAAAAAGCGAGGAATTCAATTATTAAATCTACGTAATCTTACAAGACAGCACGATAATATTACAGGGATAGTTGTTCAAACCAAACTCCAATTTCAGGCTGTTTTAGATCAAGTATTTCCTGAATACAGCAAGGTTTTTGGAAATCTATACTCAGATGTTTCCTTACTAACTTTACAAGCATTTCCTACTTCTGAAGAGGTTTTGAAAGCTGATTGTGAAACATTAGCCATTAAAATTAAAGAATTCTGTAACACCCGTTCACTGCAATGGGCAAATAAACAGGCCGAAAAATTAATAGCTGCCGCAGCACAAAACCCATTTCAGAAGACTTTATATTCTAGTCTAATACTAAGTCTAGATATGTATATTAAAATGCTTCTTGAATACAAAAAACATCTATCCATGCTTGAAGATGAGATAGATGCTTTGGCAAAAAGTATTGAAGAATATGAGATTATCCGTTCAATCCCCGGTATAGGTGAAAAAATCGCCGCCACGATTATTTCTGAAATTGGGGAGATTCAAAGGTATAATCATCCTAAGAAACTAGTTGCCTTTGCAGGCATTGATCCGACTGTCTTTGAATCTGGAACATTCAAAGGTACTCAAAATCGAATTACTAAAAGAGGTTCTAGTAGACTAAGGCAAACTCTATATATGGCTGTTAAATGTGCTATTCGAGACTGTCGTAAACAAAAAACGACGGATGAAATCATCCCACGCAACAAGCGATTACGTGCCTTTTATGATAGGAAACGTGAAGAAGGAAAGCCATATAAAGTAGCCCTAATTGCGTGTGCTAATAAACTCTTACATTGGATCTATGCACTTTTAAAAAACAAAACTACCTTCCAAGATTTAGCTTGA
- a CDS encoding MFS transporter, whose protein sequence is MTTILLVIIYFAFISLGLPDSLLGAAWPVMQSDLGAPLETAGFLFMTIAGGTIISSLVSGKVLKRFGTGKVTFVSVLITAGALLGFHFAPSIVWLVVCAIPLGLGAGAVDAGLNDYVATNYKAHHMSWLHCFWGVGATLGPIIMAQFIMGENSWRSGYFVISGIQFALVLILLFTLPLWNRVTKNSNITVNEETQDSNGVMNDEDVNDLKPLHIKGVKLALASFLFYCGVEATMGLWGSSFLVNVKGLSAATAAGWVSLYYAGITIGRFITGFITFKTTNRILIRAGQIIALTGAIILFLPLPSTFSLVGFIIVGLGLAPIFPCMLHETPTRFGKKHSQTIMGYQMAVAYTGTTFMPPLLGFIASHSTIGIFPICILFFVAVMLLSSEKLNSLLNKKVLLKSNNSSSTVM, encoded by the coding sequence ATGACAACAATCCTTTTAGTCATCATTTATTTTGCTTTTATCAGCTTAGGTTTACCTGACTCCTTGTTGGGGGCAGCTTGGCCCGTTATGCAATCGGATTTAGGAGCCCCACTTGAGACTGCTGGATTCCTTTTTATGACCATTGCTGGTGGTACAATAATCTCCAGTTTAGTTAGTGGGAAGGTACTTAAACGGTTTGGAACTGGCAAAGTCACCTTTGTCAGCGTCTTAATAACTGCAGGTGCTCTATTAGGATTTCATTTTGCACCATCGATTGTTTGGTTAGTTGTCTGTGCGATCCCACTTGGATTAGGAGCAGGAGCTGTTGATGCAGGATTAAACGATTATGTTGCTACCAACTATAAGGCACATCATATGAGTTGGTTACATTGCTTTTGGGGAGTTGGAGCTACTCTTGGTCCTATCATTATGGCTCAGTTTATTATGGGAGAAAATTCTTGGAGAAGTGGATATTTTGTTATTTCTGGCATCCAGTTTGCATTAGTTTTAATCCTGCTCTTCACTTTGCCTTTATGGAACAGAGTGACAAAAAACAGCAATATTACTGTAAATGAAGAGACCCAAGATTCGAATGGTGTCATGAATGATGAAGATGTAAATGATCTAAAACCTTTACATATTAAAGGAGTAAAACTGGCCCTCGCATCCTTCTTGTTTTATTGTGGCGTTGAAGCGACCATGGGGCTTTGGGGTAGTAGTTTCTTGGTAAATGTCAAAGGGTTAAGTGCGGCAACTGCTGCCGGGTGGGTTTCCTTATATTACGCAGGAATAACTATTGGTCGATTTATTACAGGCTTTATTACCTTTAAAACGACAAACCGTATTCTTATTCGGGCAGGACAAATTATAGCATTAACTGGTGCCATTATTCTATTCCTACCATTACCGTCCACTTTCTCACTTGTTGGTTTTATTATTGTTGGACTAGGATTAGCACCGATATTTCCGTGTATGTTGCATGAAACACCAACACGTTTTGGAAAAAAACATTCTCAGACAATTATGGGCTATCAAATGGCGGTTGCTTATACTGGCACTACATTCATGCCACCGCTCCTTGGTTTCATTGCGTCTCATTCAACAATAGGTATCTTCCCAATTTGTATACTATTTTTTGTTGCAGTGATGCTGCTAAGCTCAGAAAAATTAAATAGCTTACTAAATAAGAAGGTTTTACTTAAGAGTAACAATTCAAGTTCAACTGTAATGTAA
- a CDS encoding VOC family protein, whose protein sequence is MKIIVTSLFVQDQDKALEFYSEKLGFVKKHDVPMGKFRWITLVSPDDQDGTELLLEPNEHPAAKEYQKKISAEGIPATMFGVADIHKEYERLMEKGVKFTMEPTKMGEVTIAVFDDTCGNLIQIIQK, encoded by the coding sequence ATGAAAATCATTGTTACCAGTCTATTCGTACAAGACCAAGACAAGGCACTGGAATTTTATTCAGAAAAGCTGGGATTTGTAAAAAAGCATGACGTTCCCATGGGGAAATTCAGGTGGATTACGCTTGTTTCTCCTGATGATCAGGACGGTACCGAGCTTTTACTCGAACCGAATGAACATCCTGCCGCAAAGGAGTATCAAAAGAAGATATCTGCCGAGGGCATCCCAGCAACAATGTTTGGCGTTGCGGATATTCATAAAGAGTACGAACGATTAATGGAAAAAGGCGTGAAGTTTACTATGGAACCGACAAAAATGGGCGAAGTCACAATAGCTGTCTTCGACGATACATGCGGCAACCTTATTCAGATAATCCAGAAGTAA
- a CDS encoding serine kinase yields the protein MKLFFAILLGSFLIGLTDDSFGKTGNIIIHVIGIGYNLGAIFIVRNKKENL from the coding sequence TTGAAATTATTTTTTGCTATTTTGCTTGGGAGTTTTTTAATTGGATTAACAGATGATAGCTTTGGTAAAACAGGTAATATAATTATACATGTAATAGGAATTGGATATAATTTAGGAGCTATTTTCATTGTAAGAAACAAAAAAGAAAACCTATAA
- a CDS encoding YbfB/YjiJ family MFS transporter — protein sequence MKKQTYHFLIGGMLSLVIAMGIGRFAYTPILPLMQKELSFSNTIAGYIASSNYAGYLLGAILVGSFPFKKNRTILLRISLIITILSTALMGLTYSNLLWNVLRFLSGISSAYVLVIASGIVLDKLTTISKTNWSGLFYGGVGLGIFLSSLLIPGLNHLFRWEGTWIGLAVVSGILTFFVWIWLDEKPNADEVKTKQETFTQAPSNKGLLLLNIAYGLEGLGYIVTGTFIVTIAENTSSFQNGATLVWMMVGLAAIPSCLIWSFLSKKWGYVNSLVFAMTLQAFGIAMPALWGSQTSFIISAILFGATFMGITTIAMTLGQQMNPSNSRRTIGTLTAIYAIGQLIGPILAGVLTSFTHNFNTALIGAASVILIGAGILLFGIQFEREYDGLIQ from the coding sequence TTGAAGAAGCAAACTTATCATTTTTTAATAGGGGGAATGTTGTCTTTAGTCATTGCTATGGGGATTGGAAGATTTGCATATACTCCCATTCTTCCACTTATGCAAAAAGAACTTTCTTTTTCTAATACAATTGCTGGTTATATAGCATCTAGTAATTACGCAGGATATTTGCTTGGGGCAATTTTAGTAGGTTCCTTTCCTTTTAAGAAAAATAGAACCATTTTGTTAAGAATAAGTCTAATCATCACAATTTTATCCACTGCCCTGATGGGTCTCACATACTCTAATTTACTTTGGAATGTACTTCGCTTTCTATCAGGAATTTCTAGTGCTTATGTGTTGGTCATAGCCTCCGGAATTGTGTTAGATAAACTTACTACTATAAGCAAAACCAATTGGTCTGGTTTATTCTATGGTGGAGTAGGTCTTGGAATCTTTTTATCCAGTCTACTTATTCCGGGATTAAACCATTTATTTCGGTGGGAAGGAACTTGGATAGGACTAGCTGTTGTCAGTGGAATCCTTACTTTCTTCGTATGGATCTGGCTAGATGAAAAACCCAACGCTGATGAGGTGAAAACTAAACAAGAAACTTTTACACAAGCCCCCTCCAATAAAGGCCTCTTATTGTTGAACATTGCCTATGGTTTAGAAGGATTAGGTTATATAGTTACAGGAACGTTTATCGTAACTATTGCTGAAAACACCTCATCCTTTCAGAATGGTGCTACCTTAGTTTGGATGATGGTTGGATTGGCTGCAATTCCATCCTGTCTCATCTGGTCTTTCCTTTCTAAAAAATGGGGTTATGTTAATTCATTAGTGTTTGCAATGACTTTGCAAGCCTTTGGTATTGCGATGCCAGCATTATGGGGCTCTCAAACTAGTTTTATTATTAGTGCAATATTGTTTGGAGCTACGTTTATGGGCATCACTACAATTGCTATGACATTGGGACAACAAATGAATCCATCTAATAGTCGTCGTACTATTGGCACACTTACCGCTATTTATGCTATTGGACAGTTAATAGGTCCAATACTTGCTGGAGTCTTAACATCTTTCACTCATAATTTTAATACAGCATTGATAGGAGCAGCTAGTGTCATTTTAATTGGAGCAGGGATCCTTTTATTTGGAATTCAATTTGAGAGAGAATATGACGGATTAATACAATAA
- a CDS encoding PTS sugar transporter subunit IIA yields the protein MFKNLFKKSVKAEKEEIYSPLDGEVVSLEKVPDPVFSQKMMGEGIAIIPRVGNLASPVKGEIVQVFPTKHAIGIKSVNGLELLIHIGIDTVELNGEGFQVHVKQGQSVNVGDQLVNFDIPFLKSKNKEIVTPIIITNTAERLENIVQNAQPGVSRGDLLFTCKLK from the coding sequence ATGTTTAAAAATTTGTTTAAAAAAAGTGTAAAAGCTGAGAAAGAAGAAATTTATTCTCCTCTTGATGGGGAGGTTGTTTCATTAGAAAAAGTTCCTGATCCCGTCTTCTCACAAAAAATGATGGGTGAGGGTATTGCAATCATACCAAGGGTTGGAAATCTTGCCTCCCCTGTTAAAGGAGAAATAGTTCAGGTTTTCCCTACGAAACACGCAATTGGGATTAAATCTGTCAACGGGTTAGAACTGTTAATCCATATTGGCATAGATACGGTTGAATTAAACGGAGAAGGTTTTCAGGTTCATGTAAAACAAGGACAATCCGTTAATGTAGGAGATCAACTCGTAAACTTCGACATTCCGTTTCTAAAAAGTAAAAACAAAGAGATTGTAACACCAATTATCATAACAAATACTGCAGAAAGATTAGAAAACATTGTTCAAAATGCTCAGCCAGGAGTATCAAGAGGAGACCTACTTTTTACTTGTAAATTAAAATAG
- a CDS encoding IS110 family RNA-guided transposase, translating to MDVIIERACGMDVHKDSITACILTPEGKEIQTFSTKTVFLLKLLDWIKEHNCSHVAMESTSVYWKPIVNLLESEGIEFLVVNAQHIKAVPGRKTDVNDAEWIAKLLRHGLIKASYIPNRDQRELRELVRYRRSIIQERARQQNRIQKVLEGANIKLGSVVSQIKGVSAMEMLRAIADGEDDPVKLASFARRTLKKKKEELELALRGYISPHQRMMLKTIITHIDFLTDQIEKLDNEIAERMSSYQDDVERLDSIPGVATRMAEQILAEIGTDVKNQFPSAAHMCSWAGLVPGQNESAGKRKSSKTKKGNKYLKSALQEAAHSVRGSKNYLGALYRRTAARKGTKRAAIVVSHAILRICYYLLTRKEMYVDLGEDYFDKQRAQSIVRHSLRRLESLGYTVSLTETEAS from the coding sequence ATGGATGTAATCATTGAACGAGCATGTGGGATGGACGTTCATAAAGACTCTATCACCGCATGTATTCTTACACCAGAAGGAAAGGAGATTCAAACTTTTTCAACGAAAACCGTGTTTTTGTTAAAACTACTAGACTGGATTAAGGAACACAATTGTTCTCATGTTGCCATGGAAAGCACCAGCGTATACTGGAAGCCAATTGTGAATTTACTAGAAAGTGAGGGAATTGAATTTTTAGTAGTCAATGCACAACACATTAAAGCTGTTCCTGGACGGAAAACTGATGTAAATGATGCTGAGTGGATTGCGAAGCTTCTTCGTCATGGATTAATAAAAGCTAGCTATATTCCCAATCGAGATCAAAGAGAATTACGAGAATTAGTTCGATACCGTAGAAGTATCATTCAAGAACGGGCGAGACAACAAAATCGAATCCAAAAAGTGTTAGAAGGTGCTAACATTAAACTGGGTTCAGTTGTGTCACAAATTAAGGGTGTTTCCGCTATGGAGATGCTTCGTGCGATTGCTGATGGAGAAGATGATCCCGTAAAGCTCGCAAGCTTCGCTCGCAGAACATTGAAAAAGAAAAAAGAGGAACTAGAGTTAGCATTACGAGGCTACATTAGCCCTCATCAGCGAATGATGCTTAAAACAATTATCACTCACATTGATTTTCTTACAGATCAAATCGAGAAGCTTGATAATGAAATTGCAGAAAGAATGAGTTCTTATCAAGATGACGTTGAACGTTTAGATTCAATTCCAGGTGTCGCTACCCGTATGGCAGAACAGATTCTAGCTGAGATTGGAACTGATGTTAAAAATCAATTTCCAAGCGCTGCTCATATGTGTTCTTGGGCAGGGTTAGTTCCAGGACAAAACGAAAGTGCTGGTAAAAGAAAATCTTCCAAAACTAAGAAAGGGAATAAATATTTAAAATCAGCCTTACAAGAAGCAGCTCACTCAGTAAGAGGATCTAAAAACTACCTTGGGGCATTGTATCGACGTACAGCTGCCCGCAAGGGTACAAAACGCGCTGCTATTGTTGTCTCTCATGCCATATTGCGAATATGTTACTATCTTTTAACACGAAAAGAAATGTATGTAGACTTAGGTGAAGACTACTTTGATAAACAAAGAGCACAATCAATTGTACGTCATTCGCTTCGACGACTTGAAAGCTTAGGCTACACCGTTTCGCTGACAGAAACAGAAGCATCCTGA
- a CDS encoding NAD(P)H-dependent flavin oxidoreductase, which yields MLKNEMTELLQIQYPIIQAPMAGGVTTSKLVAEVSNSGGLGMIGAGYMTPYQMREQIKEIKLLTSNPFGINLFVPDKYDVIEDEVKSVNEILNPIREQLNLPGKDSFEIPNFNSVFETFIDQIMVVIEEKVPICSFTFGIPSKKVIAELKKNNITLVGTATTVREAVENEKAGMDIVVVQGSEAGGHRGNFIDGYQESLVGLMSLIPQVVDNVNIPVISAGGIMDGRGLMASFCLGAKGVQMGTAFLTCIESGAHKVHKEAILNATEDNTILTRSFSGKWARGIKNKFFLEMQRHERFLPDFPVQNILTQDIRKTSSAQNNQHYISLWSGQSTRLAKCQTVESLFKNIITEAKKINLDILGPE from the coding sequence ATGCTAAAGAATGAAATGACAGAACTTTTACAAATTCAGTATCCGATTATACAAGCTCCTATGGCTGGCGGAGTAACAACTTCGAAATTAGTAGCCGAGGTTTCAAATTCTGGAGGTCTAGGAATGATTGGTGCAGGTTATATGACACCTTATCAAATGCGAGAACAAATTAAAGAAATAAAACTGTTAACATCAAACCCCTTTGGTATAAATCTATTTGTTCCCGATAAATATGATGTTATAGAGGATGAAGTAAAATCAGTTAACGAGATATTAAACCCTATTCGTGAGCAACTGAATTTACCTGGAAAAGATAGCTTTGAAATTCCTAATTTTAATTCTGTTTTTGAAACATTTATTGACCAAATAATGGTTGTAATTGAAGAGAAAGTTCCTATTTGTTCCTTTACATTTGGTATTCCTTCTAAGAAAGTAATTGCTGAATTAAAAAAAAATAACATAACTTTGGTGGGAACGGCTACTACTGTTAGAGAAGCAGTTGAAAATGAAAAAGCAGGAATGGATATTGTTGTTGTTCAAGGAAGTGAAGCTGGTGGACATCGTGGGAACTTTATCGATGGGTATCAGGAGAGTTTAGTGGGTTTAATGTCACTTATCCCACAGGTTGTTGACAATGTAAACATTCCTGTTATTTCTGCTGGAGGAATTATGGACGGAAGAGGGTTAATGGCTTCTTTTTGTTTAGGGGCGAAGGGTGTACAAATGGGCACGGCTTTCTTGACTTGTATTGAAAGTGGAGCACATAAGGTACATAAAGAGGCTATACTTAATGCTACCGAAGACAATACTATATTAACTCGTTCATTTTCAGGTAAATGGGCAAGAGGAATAAAAAATAAATTTTTTTTAGAAATGCAGAGGCACGAAAGATTTTTACCAGATTTCCCTGTTCAAAATATACTAACCCAGGATATTAGGAAGACTTCTAGTGCACAAAATAATCAACATTACATTTCACTTTGGTCTGGTCAAAGTACAAGATTAGCCAAATGTCAGACTGTTGAATCATTATTTAAAAATATTATTACAGAAGCTAAAAAAATAAATTTAGATATATTAGGGCCAGAATAA
- a CDS encoding ArsR/SmtB family transcription factor: MNWDKDAIFKALGDSTRRLILDELFERNEQTLYELTVRLISKHNLSITRQAIAKHLSVLESAGLVKSKRKGKYRVVIFNNEPLKNLLKGWIE, from the coding sequence ATGAATTGGGACAAAGACGCTATATTCAAAGCACTTGGCGACTCGACTCGACGGCTAATATTAGACGAACTTTTCGAACGCAACGAGCAGACGTTGTATGAACTTACGGTACGTCTTATTTCGAAGCACAACCTTTCCATTACGCGACAGGCGATAGCTAAACATCTTTCTGTACTGGAAAGTGCAGGTCTCGTAAAATCAAAAAGAAAGGGAAAATACCGAGTAGTTATATTTAACAACGAACCACTTAAAAATTTGCTAAAAGGTTGGATCGAGTAA